One Micromonospora sp. WMMD812 genomic window carries:
- the aceA gene encoding isocitrate lyase → MRNTVEQLRTEWETSPRWRGVRRSYRAEDVVRLRGAIQEEHTLARHGAERLWRLLHSEDYIHALGALTGNQAVQMVRAGLKAIYLSGWQVAADANLAGHTYPDQSLYPANSVPAVVRRINNALLRAAQITAAEGDSSGTDWLAPIVADAEAGFGGPLNAYELMTAMIAAGAAGVHWEDQLAAEKKCGHLGGKVLVPTGQHIRTLEAARLAADVAGVPSVVIARTDAQAATLLTTDVDERDRPFVTGERTAEGFYRVRNGVDPCIARGLAYAPHADLLWMETSTPDLEVARRFAEAIKEQYPDQLLAYNCSPSFNWRKHLDDASIAKFQRELGHMGYRFQFITLAGFHALNYSMFDLARGYASDGMSAYVALQEREFAAESAGYTAVKHQREVGTGYFDLISTVLNPAAETTALRGSTEEEQFA, encoded by the coding sequence GTGCGGAACACCGTTGAGCAGTTGCGTACCGAGTGGGAAACCAGTCCGCGGTGGCGGGGAGTGCGGCGCAGCTACCGGGCGGAGGACGTGGTGCGCCTGCGCGGGGCGATCCAGGAGGAACACACCCTGGCCCGGCACGGGGCGGAGCGGCTGTGGCGGCTGCTGCACAGTGAGGACTACATCCACGCGCTGGGCGCGCTCACGGGTAACCAGGCCGTGCAGATGGTCCGGGCCGGCCTCAAGGCGATCTACCTCTCCGGCTGGCAGGTGGCCGCCGACGCCAACCTCGCCGGGCACACCTACCCCGACCAGAGCCTCTACCCGGCGAACTCGGTGCCGGCGGTGGTGCGCCGGATCAACAACGCGCTGCTACGCGCCGCCCAGATCACCGCGGCCGAGGGCGACAGCAGCGGTACCGACTGGCTGGCGCCGATCGTCGCCGACGCCGAGGCCGGCTTCGGCGGGCCGCTCAACGCGTACGAGCTGATGACCGCGATGATCGCGGCCGGCGCGGCGGGGGTGCACTGGGAGGACCAACTGGCCGCGGAGAAGAAATGCGGCCACCTCGGTGGGAAGGTGCTCGTCCCCACCGGCCAGCACATCCGTACCCTCGAGGCGGCGCGGCTCGCCGCCGACGTCGCCGGAGTCCCGTCGGTCGTCATCGCCCGCACCGACGCGCAGGCCGCCACACTGCTCACCACTGACGTGGACGAGCGGGACCGGCCGTTCGTCACCGGCGAGCGGACCGCCGAGGGGTTCTACCGGGTCCGCAACGGCGTCGACCCGTGCATCGCGCGGGGCCTGGCCTACGCCCCGCACGCCGACCTGCTCTGGATGGAGACCAGCACCCCGGACCTGGAGGTCGCGCGCCGGTTCGCCGAGGCGATCAAGGAGCAGTACCCGGACCAGTTGCTCGCCTACAACTGCTCGCCGTCGTTCAACTGGCGCAAGCACCTCGACGATGCGTCCATCGCCAAGTTCCAGCGGGAACTCGGCCACATGGGGTACCGGTTCCAGTTCATCACCCTGGCCGGCTTCCACGCTCTCAACTACTCGATGTTCGACCTGGCCCGCGGGTATGCCAGCGACGGAATGTCCGCCTACGTGGCGCTGCAGGAGCGCGAGTTCGCCGCCGAGTCCGCCGGCTACACCGCCGTCAAGCACCAGCGCGAGGTCGGCACCGGATACTTCGACTTGATCAGCACCGTGCTCAACCCGGCCGCCGAGACCACCGCCCTGCGCGGCTCCACGGAGGAGGAGCAGTTCGCATGA